In Pseudobacter ginsenosidimutans, the following are encoded in one genomic region:
- a CDS encoding GumC family protein, whose product MAVYSGAGHFLVLQLAVFAVYSPTYSVSASLLIKSDGGRGGNQDMFSDLLLYKESTNKQNEVEILKSRTMMMRVVRTLNLQCSYYVVGNVKTPNIYKDSPFELQLIPPFDSARSMTLEVHKVGKDVFRLGENQKEYHFGEIITVGERKVMLVQRESRYSSEEYQDFIVKWQPVEQAALSVLGRLEVTGTADLSNVLKLTYVTENPRLGADIINTLMNEYSETGVEDKNQTNRKIISFIDDRLRFVEIQLDSVEKDLQLFKTNRQVIDLSTQSNVYFNNLNEMTKGIQQQELQFQVIELVENYLRDSTHNLSLVPSTLGLEDKTLSDLTSNYNQLLVSRSTELQTGATINSPVIKAIDRNIDDARQKLLRNLVNIKTVYRNAITAMQSQNKDYQSQLASIPEKERESREKARQQEIKQNLYLYLLQKKEESGIAQASVIPDSRVIDEALNSGALVSPNSVRIYLIALLIGLMIPVVIIYSIELLNDKVTTRSDITKITDVPIVAEVGHSNEKNVLLFPGNSRTVVAEQIRILRSNLRFLFLDRPKQNTILVTSSFSGEGKSFISINLGAAMALSGKKTVILEFDLRKPKIVEGLGLPKGQGLTNYLIGSSNLAQLPQAVPSIENLYVIPSGPIPPNPSEILLSEKMSELFNWLHENFDVVVIDTAPVGLVSDSMSLGQYADATLYLVRQRYTHKKQLQFIQELYIKKSLPNIGLVINDVISKGAKSYYGYGGGRYGYGYGYGYGAHNGYYEDHNSEYWGKLKRMFSKKK is encoded by the coding sequence ATGGCTGTTTATTCTGGTGCTGGCCATTTCCTTGTTTTGCAGCTGGCTGTATTTGCGGTATACTCCCCTACATATAGTGTTTCTGCATCACTGCTGATCAAGAGTGATGGTGGGCGCGGAGGTAACCAGGATATGTTCTCTGATCTCTTGTTATACAAAGAAAGCACCAACAAACAGAATGAAGTGGAGATACTGAAGTCAAGAACGATGATGATGCGTGTAGTTAGAACTCTCAACCTGCAATGTTCTTATTATGTTGTTGGGAATGTAAAAACGCCCAATATATACAAGGATTCTCCATTCGAATTACAATTGATTCCTCCTTTTGATAGCGCGCGTTCCATGACCCTTGAAGTCCATAAAGTGGGTAAGGATGTCTTCAGGCTGGGAGAAAATCAAAAGGAATATCACTTTGGGGAGATCATTACTGTCGGTGAACGTAAGGTGATGCTGGTACAACGTGAAAGTCGTTATTCTTCGGAAGAATATCAGGATTTTATTGTGAAATGGCAACCTGTTGAGCAGGCTGCATTGTCTGTACTTGGGAGGTTGGAAGTTACAGGAACGGCAGACCTGTCGAATGTTCTCAAACTAACTTATGTTACTGAGAACCCCAGGCTTGGTGCTGATATCATCAATACGCTCATGAATGAATATAGTGAAACTGGAGTTGAAGATAAGAATCAAACAAATCGCAAAATCATTTCGTTCATAGACGACCGTTTGAGATTTGTTGAAATACAACTTGACAGCGTTGAGAAAGACCTGCAACTGTTCAAAACAAACCGGCAGGTGATTGATCTCTCCACCCAGTCGAATGTGTATTTCAATAATCTGAATGAAATGACCAAAGGCATTCAGCAACAGGAATTACAATTTCAGGTTATAGAACTGGTGGAAAATTATTTACGGGATTCTACTCATAATCTGAGCCTGGTGCCTTCTACCCTTGGATTGGAAGATAAAACACTGTCAGATCTCACTTCTAACTATAACCAATTATTGGTCAGCCGTAGTACGGAGTTGCAAACCGGGGCTACGATCAACAGTCCGGTCATTAAAGCTATAGACCGAAATATCGATGATGCAAGACAAAAACTCTTAAGGAACCTGGTCAATATTAAAACCGTTTACAGGAATGCAATTACTGCTATGCAATCCCAGAACAAAGACTACCAGAGCCAATTGGCTTCAATTCCTGAAAAGGAAAGGGAAAGCAGGGAGAAAGCCAGGCAACAGGAGATAAAACAAAACCTGTACCTATACCTCTTACAGAAGAAAGAAGAATCGGGCATAGCGCAGGCATCCGTAATTCCCGATTCAAGGGTTATTGATGAGGCTTTGAACTCCGGCGCACTGGTAAGCCCCAATTCAGTTCGAATTTACCTGATTGCTTTGCTTATAGGGCTAATGATTCCTGTGGTCATTATTTATTCCATTGAGCTTCTTAATGATAAAGTCACAACCCGTTCTGATATTACTAAAATCACTGATGTTCCAATTGTGGCTGAAGTTGGCCATAGCAATGAAAAGAATGTGTTGTTGTTTCCAGGAAACTCAAGAACCGTTGTGGCTGAGCAGATTCGCATATTGAGAAGTAATCTGAGGTTTTTATTCCTGGACAGGCCCAAACAAAATACTATTCTGGTAACGTCTTCTTTTAGTGGAGAGGGTAAATCCTTTATTTCTATAAATTTAGGCGCGGCAATGGCTTTATCGGGTAAAAAAACCGTGATTCTCGAGTTTGACCTCAGAAAACCTAAAATCGTTGAAGGGTTAGGGTTACCCAAAGGTCAGGGACTTACCAATTATCTGATTGGCAGCTCTAATCTCGCACAATTGCCTCAGGCCGTACCTTCGATTGAAAATCTATATGTAATTCCTTCAGGGCCCATTCCTCCCAATCCATCTGAAATTCTATTGTCAGAAAAAATGAGTGAGCTTTTCAACTGGCTGCACGAGAATTTTGATGTTGTTGTTATTGACACTGCACCGGTGGGTCTCGTAAGTGATTCTATGTCGTTAGGTCAATATGCAGATGCTACCTTATACCTGGTTAGACAACGCTATACTCATAAAAAGCAATTGCAGTTCATTCAGGAACTTTATATAAAGAAAAGTTTGCCCAATATCGGTCTGGTGATAAATGACGTGATATCTAAGGGCGCAAAAAGTTATTACGGTTATGGTGGCGGTCGATATGGCTACGGTTATGGTTATGGTTATGGAGCCCATAACGGTTATTATGAAGATCATAATTCGGAATACTGGGGTAAATTGAAGCGAATGTTCAGCAAAAAGAAATAG
- a CDS encoding class I SAM-dependent methyltransferase gives MATRTSFVMDNNFEKVSCALCGLESTINVTKKGQFGILTYVSICKNCGLMYLNPRWTSERYKHFYIHEYEKYYPRVPGVKENEFANIKLIVDRINRHHSLRVSPGHVLDIGVGFGESLLYLKKNVYQQAGYSAIEPSKVCVDYLQEQGIQVISNSVDTDWTHPFEQKFDLVIMRHVAEHLLQPVDALKKIAKVLSDRGILYLAVPDAYHPVLPLTSYYFRTVHTYYFNKDTISELMEQSGLQIEVLQDNQKGELYLIAKRATGKTAVRHTKAGYYKQYYTILKGLVTEKIGSYRKNLIYRMRNIKKSASGSR, from the coding sequence TTGGCAACTAGAACCAGTTTTGTAATGGACAACAATTTCGAAAAAGTAAGCTGCGCATTGTGCGGTCTCGAAAGCACCATCAATGTTACTAAAAAGGGGCAGTTTGGAATTCTTACTTATGTTTCCATTTGTAAGAACTGTGGTCTGATGTATTTGAACCCACGATGGACAAGTGAGAGGTATAAGCATTTTTACATACATGAATATGAAAAATATTATCCCCGCGTACCTGGCGTAAAGGAAAATGAATTTGCGAATATCAAGTTGATAGTAGATCGTATCAACCGTCACCATTCACTTCGCGTTTCTCCCGGACATGTGTTGGATATTGGTGTTGGATTCGGGGAATCACTGTTGTACCTGAAAAAGAATGTATACCAGCAGGCGGGTTATTCTGCTATAGAACCTTCCAAAGTCTGCGTGGATTATTTGCAGGAACAAGGTATCCAGGTGATTTCGAACAGTGTTGATACTGACTGGACCCATCCTTTTGAGCAGAAATTTGATCTTGTCATCATGAGGCATGTAGCGGAGCATTTGTTGCAGCCGGTTGATGCATTGAAAAAAATCGCAAAAGTACTTTCAGATCGCGGTATCTTATATCTCGCTGTGCCGGATGCTTATCACCCGGTGTTACCGCTCACCTCATATTATTTCAGAACTGTACATACTTATTATTTCAATAAGGATACTATCAGTGAATTAATGGAGCAATCTGGTTTGCAGATAGAAGTATTGCAGGATAACCAAAAGGGGGAATTGTACCTGATTGCCAAAAGAGCAACTGGAAAAACTGCTGTCAGGCACACAAAAGCTGGTTATTATAAACAATATTATACTATCCTGAAAGGGCTTGTAACAGAGAAGATAGGAAGCTATAGGAAGAATTTAATCTACAGGATGCGTAATATCAAAAAGTCTGCATCCGGAAGCAGGTAA
- a CDS encoding ABC transporter ATP-binding protein, translated as MSDIAIEVQHLSKQYRLGKIGTGSFAHDVNRWWHKVRGNEDPYLKIGETNDRSVKGESDYVWSLRDISFNIQRGDAVGIIGRNGAGKSTLLKILSRVTAPTQGRIRAKGRIASLLEVGTGFHPELTGRENVYLNGAILGMRKKEIAAKFDEIVAFAGVERYIDTPVKRYSSGMYVRLAFAVAAHLESEILIVDEVLAVGDAEFQKKCMGKMQNVNQNEGRTVLFVSHNMNAINRLCNSGIILSNGTLFHQGNVQDVVQRYLSNELSQKKSYAEFVLKDHADVQIVKAFLVNRASNIPIEQSVSSSDNVDLMIHYNVNIEIKNLHLSFYIKNSHDEIVFFSDLTDSYGSYIKVSPGNYKVRLQIPNPLLTPGQYSVSLGCVNQDNRNPYHELDALFFELVELNKFRANRPGYINIPLHWQLEPVL; from the coding sequence ATGAGTGATATTGCTATAGAGGTACAGCATTTATCCAAACAATACCGGCTGGGAAAGATTGGTACGGGCTCTTTTGCTCACGATGTTAACCGCTGGTGGCATAAGGTTCGCGGGAATGAAGATCCTTATTTGAAAATTGGTGAAACCAACGATCGGAGTGTGAAAGGTGAAAGCGATTATGTTTGGAGTTTACGGGATATCAGTTTCAATATTCAACGTGGAGATGCAGTGGGAATAATCGGAAGGAATGGAGCCGGGAAAAGCACACTTTTGAAGATATTATCGAGGGTTACTGCTCCAACACAGGGGCGTATCAGAGCGAAAGGCCGGATCGCCAGTTTGCTGGAAGTGGGAACAGGCTTTCATCCTGAGTTGACTGGCCGCGAAAATGTATATCTGAATGGCGCTATTTTAGGAATGCGAAAAAAGGAAATAGCTGCCAAATTTGATGAGATTGTGGCATTTGCTGGTGTAGAAAGATATATTGATACCCCGGTAAAAAGGTATAGCAGCGGAATGTACGTACGACTTGCTTTTGCAGTTGCTGCCCACCTGGAAAGCGAGATTCTCATAGTAGATGAAGTACTTGCTGTTGGCGATGCAGAATTTCAGAAAAAATGTATGGGCAAAATGCAGAATGTGAATCAGAATGAAGGGAGAACTGTCCTCTTCGTAAGTCATAACATGAATGCCATTAACAGGCTATGCAATTCTGGTATCATCCTGTCCAATGGTACTCTGTTCCACCAAGGTAATGTGCAGGATGTGGTGCAACGCTATCTGAGTAATGAACTGTCGCAAAAGAAGAGCTACGCAGAGTTTGTACTAAAAGATCATGCTGATGTTCAAATTGTGAAGGCGTTTCTGGTAAACCGGGCAAGTAACATTCCTATTGAACAGTCAGTATCCTCCAGTGATAACGTAGACCTCATGATCCATTATAATGTAAATATTGAGATCAAAAACCTGCACCTCTCTTTCTATATAAAGAATAGTCACGACGAGATTGTATTTTTTTCTGACCTCACCGATAGTTACGGAAGTTATATCAAGGTTAGTCCGGGTAATTATAAAGTAAGGCTGCAGATTCCCAATCCTTTACTAACTCCCGGACAGTATTCTGTTAGTCTTGGTTGTGTAAATCAAGACAACCGGAATCCCTATCATGAGCTTGACGCATTGTTTTTTGAATTGGTAGAATTGAATAAGTTCAGGGCAAACCGTCCAGGCTACATTAATATTCCTTTACATTGGCAACTAGAACCAGTTTTGTAA
- a CDS encoding polysaccharide biosynthesis/export family protein, with protein sequence MHHRLVLFLLVVGIVIIGTSCGSSRKSYNQALYFRDLDDSLSRLAPQNFEQRFQPGDILYVGVSTPNEKMAAILNQPVSMPVVSPGGGALGYLVENDSMITFPLLGKIKIAGMTKNEVTRELTEKLRYHVDSPIVTVRLLNYRITILGEVARPGTISIPNERVSILDALGLAGDLTIWGIRDSVRVIRQNEGMLQTGFINLNSGNFYDSPYYYLKQNDVVYVKMQKRKLAATDQVTLRNISIGLGILSTLGLITTTIINISNR encoded by the coding sequence ATGCATCATCGCTTAGTTCTTTTTTTGTTAGTTGTGGGTATTGTGATCATTGGAACTTCATGTGGGTCTTCGAGGAAATCATATAATCAGGCTTTATATTTCAGAGATTTAGATGACAGTCTGAGTCGGTTGGCTCCGCAAAATTTTGAACAAAGATTCCAACCCGGTGATATCCTTTATGTAGGTGTGTCTACCCCAAATGAAAAAATGGCTGCCATCCTGAATCAGCCAGTTTCGATGCCTGTAGTTTCTCCGGGAGGTGGCGCCTTGGGATACCTGGTAGAGAATGATAGCATGATCACATTTCCGCTACTTGGGAAAATAAAAATAGCGGGAATGACCAAGAATGAGGTAACCAGAGAGCTTACAGAGAAGTTGCGTTATCATGTGGATTCTCCTATAGTGACTGTGAGACTATTAAATTATAGAATTACAATCCTGGGTGAGGTTGCAAGGCCGGGAACGATTAGTATTCCGAATGAACGAGTAAGTATTTTAGACGCACTTGGCCTGGCCGGAGATCTTACCATTTGGGGAATAAGAGATAGTGTAAGAGTGATTCGTCAGAATGAAGGCATGTTGCAGACTGGCTTTATTAACCTGAATAGCGGGAACTTTTATGATTCACCTTATTATTATCTAAAACAAAATGATGTAGTGTACGTGAAAATGCAAAAAAGGAAACTGGCTGCTACTGACCAGGTTACTTTGCGTAATATTTCAATTGGGTTAGGGATTCTGTCTACCCTTGGCCTGATTACCACTACAATCATCAATATCAGCAACAGATAA
- a CDS encoding sugar phosphate isomerase/epimerase family protein: MNNIFISTVAFAGIDIEKVIETALQYGLNLEFSSGLPYNPGMGEIFINAPVKRLPHNYFPAPDTPFVLNLASSDENIRLRSLDMCRNGLMLARQAGSAFYAAHAGFCIDPQPTQLGKQLDINQVFDRNMHWGIFAESVRSILQTADELEVDFLIENNVLAEFNLTIRKENPLFCCDADEMIRLMNEVNHPRLGILLDTAHLKVSGNTLGFNFVNDFGKAGPYIKAIHHSDNEGKIDNNQPLTLEYWCGPLLKEYSHITQVIEVKSLTIEEVLQQQNLLENFLTDVHEY; the protein is encoded by the coding sequence GTGAATAATATTTTCATCAGTACCGTTGCTTTTGCCGGAATTGACATCGAAAAGGTCATTGAAACGGCATTGCAATATGGTCTGAACCTTGAGTTCAGTTCAGGGCTGCCGTACAATCCCGGCATGGGTGAGATCTTTATCAATGCTCCTGTCAAAAGACTCCCGCATAATTATTTTCCGGCTCCTGATACTCCATTTGTGTTGAATCTCGCGAGTAGCGATGAAAATATAAGGTTGCGATCGCTGGATATGTGCAGAAATGGTTTGATGCTGGCCCGGCAGGCCGGATCTGCTTTTTACGCAGCACATGCAGGTTTTTGTATTGACCCCCAACCCACGCAACTGGGAAAACAACTCGACATAAACCAGGTTTTCGATAGAAATATGCATTGGGGAATTTTTGCTGAATCTGTCAGGAGTATTCTGCAAACCGCTGATGAGTTGGAAGTTGATTTCCTCATCGAGAATAACGTGCTTGCTGAATTTAACCTTACCATCAGGAAGGAAAATCCATTATTTTGTTGTGATGCTGACGAAATGATCCGGTTAATGAACGAGGTGAATCATCCGCGTCTTGGGATTTTACTGGATACTGCTCACTTGAAAGTATCAGGCAATACGCTTGGTTTCAATTTCGTTAATGATTTCGGGAAAGCCGGACCATATATAAAAGCTATCCATCACAGTGACAATGAGGGAAAGATTGATAACAACCAGCCCCTCACCCTGGAATATTGGTGCGGCCCTCTTCTAAAAGAATACAGCCACATTACACAGGTCATTGAAGTGAAATCTTTGACCATAGAAGAGGTTCTTCAACAACAAAACCTATTAGAGAATTTTTTAACCGATGTGCATGAATATTAA
- a CDS encoding acylneuraminate cytidylyltransferase family protein, translating to MKTLAIIPARGGSKGVPGKNIKPLAGKPLIQYTIEAAREVFADEDICISTDSSEIIQVVHSQGLEVPFVRPENLATDTSSTYDVLLHALEHYKQKGKEYDIVVLLQATSPFRTGDHIREAISLYNQEVEMIVSVTETSSNPYFVLFEEDNDGFLRKSKEGKFSSRQECPKVWEYNGAVYVINAAALQERSHLQFRKVKKYIMKHEDSLDIDTPLDWDFAELMMSRRNIPQI from the coding sequence GTGAAAACATTAGCCATAATACCCGCCCGTGGTGGAAGCAAAGGTGTTCCGGGCAAGAATATCAAGCCTTTGGCAGGTAAACCCCTGATCCAATATACAATTGAAGCCGCAAGGGAAGTTTTTGCTGATGAAGATATCTGTATTTCCACAGATTCATCTGAGATCATACAGGTTGTACATTCACAAGGATTGGAAGTTCCGTTTGTAAGACCGGAGAACCTGGCTACCGATACCAGTTCCACCTATGATGTGCTGTTGCATGCATTGGAACATTACAAACAAAAGGGAAAGGAATACGATATAGTAGTGTTGTTGCAGGCCACTTCCCCTTTCCGAACAGGCGATCATATCCGCGAGGCTATCAGCTTATACAACCAGGAGGTAGAAATGATCGTGTCGGTGACCGAAACCTCCAGTAATCCCTATTTTGTGTTATTCGAAGAAGATAATGATGGATTTCTGCGCAAATCGAAAGAAGGAAAATTTTCTTCCAGGCAGGAATGTCCGAAAGTATGGGAATATAACGGGGCTGTATATGTGATCAATGCGGCTGCATTGCAAGAACGTTCTCACCTGCAATTCAGAAAAGTAAAAAAGTATATCATGAAGCATGAAGATTCCCTGGATATTGACACTCCACTTGATTGGGACTTTGCAGAACTGATGATGTCCCGAAGGAACATCCCCCAAATATGA
- a CDS encoding aminotransferase class I/II-fold pyridoxal phosphate-dependent enzyme, with product MCMNINIQSFLLNEEATLFDALKVIDSNAQGICFIVDEQGKLTGILTDGDIRRALLKSNTVDTPVKLVMNMNFNALPLGTPAELINSALNDKIRHIPLIDEAGKLIDFASRSRTRRIPIMQPSLSGNEVKYVTDCVQTGWISSQGSYVKQFEKMFAEYCGVPYALACSNGTTALHLALASLGIGPGDEVIVPDYTFAASINAILYTGATPVLVDIDRTSWTIDIDSVKTAITDKTKAIMPVHIYGHVCDMDALTKLAAINNIQIVEDCAESLGSFYRKQASGVFGAVGAFSFFGNKTITTGEGGMLIFKDKETYERASVLRDHGMSKTKRYWHDHVGYNYRMTNLQAAIGVAQMERIEEILQLKRNIAKTYNKAFSHFEGLQLHGEKSETINSYWLYTMIVNPGFGVTRNEMIERLSKNGIEGRPAFYPLHEMPVYAKEEFIRGREFPNSKYVSENALSLPSYVDLTDEEMSSVIKSVEMAFAVKAINIELT from the coding sequence ATGTGCATGAATATTAATATCCAGTCTTTTCTGCTTAACGAAGAGGCAACTCTTTTCGATGCACTCAAAGTCATCGATTCCAATGCCCAGGGTATCTGTTTTATCGTGGATGAACAGGGAAAGCTAACCGGGATCTTAACCGATGGTGATATCAGGCGGGCTCTACTTAAGTCCAATACTGTTGATACACCGGTAAAACTGGTAATGAATATGAATTTCAATGCTCTACCATTAGGTACTCCCGCAGAGCTTATCAACAGCGCACTGAATGATAAGATCAGACATATACCTCTTATTGATGAAGCCGGTAAACTGATTGATTTTGCCAGCAGATCCAGAACGAGAAGGATTCCGATCATGCAACCATCCCTTAGCGGCAACGAAGTAAAATATGTAACAGATTGCGTGCAAACAGGATGGATATCTTCTCAGGGTAGCTATGTAAAGCAGTTTGAAAAAATGTTTGCAGAATACTGTGGTGTGCCTTACGCATTGGCTTGTAGTAACGGTACCACAGCCCTCCACCTGGCGCTGGCAAGTTTGGGGATTGGACCGGGAGACGAAGTAATTGTACCTGATTATACATTCGCAGCTTCCATTAATGCAATTTTGTATACAGGCGCTACGCCTGTTCTGGTGGATATTGATCGTACTTCCTGGACCATCGATATCGATTCTGTCAAAACTGCAATCACAGATAAAACGAAAGCTATAATGCCCGTTCACATTTACGGTCATGTGTGTGATATGGATGCACTGACAAAGTTGGCTGCTATCAATAATATCCAAATTGTTGAAGACTGTGCCGAATCGCTGGGTAGCTTTTACAGGAAACAGGCCTCCGGTGTTTTTGGGGCTGTTGGTGCTTTTAGTTTTTTCGGAAACAAAACCATAACCACCGGCGAGGGAGGAATGCTGATATTCAAGGATAAAGAAACTTATGAAAGAGCTAGTGTTTTACGGGATCATGGCATGTCAAAAACGAAAAGATACTGGCATGATCATGTAGGATACAATTATAGGATGACTAACCTGCAGGCCGCAATCGGTGTGGCCCAAATGGAAAGGATTGAAGAGATTCTGCAATTAAAACGGAATATTGCCAAAACTTATAATAAAGCTTTCTCTCATTTCGAAGGGCTTCAATTGCATGGCGAAAAAAGTGAAACCATCAACAGTTACTGGTTATATACTATGATTGTAAATCCTGGTTTTGGTGTTACCAGAAATGAGATGATTGAAAGACTTTCCAAAAATGGTATTGAAGGCAGGCCAGCCTTTTATCCCTTGCATGAGATGCCGGTATACGCAAAGGAAGAATTTATCAGAGGTCGGGAATTCCCTAATAGTAAATATGTTTCGGAAAACGCCCTGAGCCTGCCTTCGTACGTTGATCTTACTGATGAAGAAATGTCAAGCGTTATCAAATCTGTTGAAATGGCTTTTGCAGTAAAGGCTATCAATATTGAATTGACTTAA
- a CDS encoding GNAT family N-acetyltransferase, whose product MLEVLELSGDDTRHLGLLQDFLNSAGKSLLTFRYYSKRPLTVVGQHLCTLLLMSDEQPVAYGHLDRENEKIWLGIAVAEGYTEKGLGRKMMDQLIGKARQNSWSEIFLSVDKSNSAAIPLYQTYGFTIARELNEQVYLMQLILDRE is encoded by the coding sequence ATGCTTGAAGTACTTGAACTTTCGGGAGATGATACCAGGCACCTGGGTTTGTTACAGGACTTTTTGAATTCTGCAGGTAAGTCGCTTCTGACTTTTCGTTACTATAGTAAACGGCCCCTGACAGTAGTTGGACAGCATCTTTGCACTTTATTACTGATGTCTGATGAACAACCAGTGGCATATGGGCACCTTGACCGGGAAAATGAGAAAATCTGGCTGGGTATTGCAGTTGCTGAAGGGTACACCGAGAAAGGATTGGGGAGAAAAATGATGGACCAGCTCATCGGTAAGGCCAGACAAAATAGTTGGAGTGAGATCTTCCTTAGCGTAGATAAAAGTAACAGCGCCGCAATCCCGTTGTACCAGACTTATGGATTCACCATTGCCAGAGAACTGAACGAACAGGTTTATCTGATGCAATTAATACTTGACCGTGAATAA
- the neuB gene encoding N-acetylneuraminate synthase, whose amino-acid sequence MSRTYIIAEIGVNHNGNLDLALQSIQEAKKAGADCVKFQTFKAEQIVTQNSPKASYQLAVTDPGESQFSMLKKLELSFDDYRELLKACKAENVDFLSTPYNKADVDFLEKLDVTMYKIASGQLTELPFLRYVARTGKKIYLSTGMGTLSDVFDAVQAIREEGNNNLCVLQCTTNYPSKMEDANIKAMLSIREACKADVGYSDHVPENYACYAAVALGAGVIEKHFTLDKKMDGPDHSSSLDPLEFADLVKGIRAVEMSLGDGIKKPTEAERKNMYGMKRSLVVLKDMNAGEVLEEQYIGFKRPANGLSPNYLDSVIGKKLCKALKKDEPLQTDTINW is encoded by the coding sequence ATGTCCAGAACATATATAATAGCAGAAATAGGTGTAAACCATAATGGGAACCTGGATCTCGCTTTACAATCAATTCAGGAGGCGAAGAAGGCAGGAGCCGATTGTGTAAAATTCCAGACATTCAAAGCGGAGCAGATCGTAACTCAGAATTCTCCCAAGGCAAGTTATCAGCTGGCGGTTACTGATCCGGGTGAGTCCCAGTTCTCCATGCTGAAAAAACTGGAATTGTCCTTCGATGATTATCGTGAACTATTGAAAGCCTGTAAGGCTGAAAATGTTGACTTTTTATCAACCCCTTATAATAAAGCGGATGTTGATTTCCTCGAAAAACTGGATGTAACGATGTATAAGATCGCATCTGGCCAACTTACCGAATTGCCTTTTCTCCGGTATGTGGCCAGAACAGGTAAGAAGATCTATCTCTCTACCGGTATGGGAACATTATCTGATGTATTCGACGCCGTGCAGGCCATCCGTGAAGAAGGAAACAATAATCTATGTGTACTCCAGTGTACTACCAATTATCCTTCAAAAATGGAAGATGCCAACATAAAGGCGATGTTGAGCATTCGGGAAGCTTGTAAAGCAGATGTAGGCTATTCCGATCATGTACCGGAGAACTATGCTTGCTATGCCGCTGTGGCGCTGGGCGCCGGAGTGATCGAAAAACATTTTACTCTTGACAAAAAAATGGATGGGCCTGATCATTCAAGTTCACTTGATCCATTGGAGTTTGCCGACTTGGTGAAAGGCATACGCGCCGTGGAAATGTCGTTGGGCGATGGAATCAAAAAACCTACAGAAGCCGAAAGAAAGAATATGTACGGCATGAAGAGAAGTCTGGTGGTGCTGAAAGATATGAATGCAGGCGAGGTATTGGAAGAGCAATACATTGGATTCAAAAGGCCGGCTAATGGATTGTCTCCAAATTACCTGGACAGTGTGATCGGCAAAAAATTATGTAAAGCGTTGAAGAAAGACGAACCGCTTCAAACAGACACGATCAATTGGTAA
- a CDS encoding ABC transporter permease produces MKTTQELTEDRWDIVIEPKSRLLKLNLGEVWRYRDLLLSFVRRDFVAQFKQTILGPVWHLIQPILTTAMFLLIFSRIARISTDGIEPKVLFYMSGIIIWNYFAACLTNTANTFVANAGIFGKVYFPRLVLPLSVVLSNIIRFGIQFLLLLATMIFYAFKGYPIYLSFYWLLIPVLLLMMAGIGLGLGIIISSLTTKYRDFAVLLTFAVQLGMYATPIAYPLSYLEGKSYKMLISLNPITPLVETFRYSLFGKGTFDLNSLGYSFAFMLVVLVTGTLIFNKVEKNFMDTV; encoded by the coding sequence ATGAAAACTACTCAGGAACTGACAGAGGATCGTTGGGATATAGTAATTGAGCCTAAATCCCGCCTGTTAAAGTTAAATCTCGGAGAAGTATGGCGCTATCGTGATCTGCTGCTATCATTTGTACGTCGTGATTTCGTAGCGCAGTTCAAACAAACAATTCTGGGCCCGGTATGGCATCTGATTCAGCCCATCCTGACCACCGCTATGTTCTTACTGATCTTCTCCCGTATTGCGAGGATATCTACAGATGGGATAGAACCAAAGGTTTTGTTCTACATGAGTGGGATCATTATCTGGAACTATTTTGCGGCCTGTTTGACCAATACTGCCAATACTTTTGTTGCTAATGCAGGAATCTTTGGTAAAGTATATTTCCCGCGACTTGTTCTACCACTTTCTGTAGTTCTTTCCAATATCATTCGGTTCGGTATCCAGTTTCTGTTGCTACTGGCCACCATGATCTTCTACGCATTTAAAGGATATCCAATCTATTTAAGTTTCTACTGGTTGCTTATCCCTGTATTACTCCTTATGATGGCGGGGATTGGTCTCGGACTGGGGATTATCATTTCTTCATTAACAACCAAATACCGGGACTTTGCTGTATTACTGACTTTTGCTGTTCAGCTTGGCATGTACGCAACGCCGATTGCATATCCCTTATCATATCTGGAAGGTAAAAGCTACAAAATGTTGATATCATTAAATCCTATTACTCCCCTGGTCGAAACTTTCCGGTATTCCTTATTCGGAAAAGGAACTTTCGATCTTAACAGTCTTGGATATAGCTTTGCGTTTATGCTGGTTGTGTTGGTAACCGGAACACTTATCTTCAATAAAGTTGAGAAAAACTTTATGGATACAGTTTAA